Genomic window (Nicotiana sylvestris chromosome 7, ASM39365v2, whole genome shotgun sequence):
tagatcacttctagggattcaagaaaggtgataagtttaggcttattgttgttcgTGTTATTCTAAATGgtcgggtttcacaatctatctcttattttttttaattctctacCAAAGACGATTAGTTATTTGCTAGCTAATTATGttcttaggatttaatttcaagaatagacttcttgaattcaagaaaccatttcttgaattcaatctatctttaattttccgtcttttttcgtttctttactttcttttagcttccgcacgtttcttgattttcttatttttctttagtaattcttgaatcccctatcgtgttgttatcaagtggtatcagagcataggctaatcaagatttcaatcttgataatcttgggaggttcttgagcaaaaaaaaaaattgaaaaaaacgaaaatcagcccaaaaaagagtgttattgctcattattatttttagaattcaagtattatttggtttccaagtcaagaaaggaaacaagaaaAGGGGATCCTTGTTCTTGAAGATTAAAGAAActtctttccttattcttgtgGGTTTTGGGTTTcttaaaattcttttttttttctactaACCAATTCCTATTCTTCCTAGGTTTGGccattcacttttctttctttttctaactCCATATTCTTATCACTAAGGTTGTGACTAGGTAGGTTTATTAATAAATCTAAAGATTAACGACCAAGAGTTGAATTGAGTGGAAAAAGGCAAGAGAGGTGAGAATAGAAGGAAAAAAGCAATATTTGAGAGAGAAATAATTCTTCTAATCTTTGTTCAAGATGTTTCAAACAGGTAGTTATTGTGAAATGAGGCGAGCTAtgactcaacaacttgaaaaGTCGAACTTACAGTATACTGAATGGAAGGAAGacaatggtaaagttatttttcaaataaGAGCTAAAGTGATGTCTGCAATTTGTACCCTTAGAATTGACAAAGAGTTTAGCTATAACTCAATTagcacttatatggttgagaaattgaacttgccCTATGTTGAGCATATTAAACCCTACATGTTTGGAGGAGTAAAGGTAGATAAAAGTGTGTTATTACtattctctattggaaggtaTGGGGATGCAATCTGGTGTGATGTGATTCCCATGAATAATTATCATGTCTTGTTGGGAAAGCCATGGTATGTTTACAGAAGAGCTTCGTATAACCTGGGaaaaaatagatactcttttGAGATTAACGGGAAGAAACTCATTCTTGGACCTTTGACTCCCTCACAAATTTGTGAAGATGAAAAGACAGTTAAAGAGAATATGGAAAAATatgagagagaaaagaatgagaggAGTAAGGGAGTGCATGTCGACATcccaagagaggaaaaaggagaggttgtGTTGAGTGAAGAGAATGAGATGTCAAGTGAGAAAAAGAGTGAGCttgagggaaaagaaaagaggaaaggcAATGAGATAACAAAAGTATGTGAGGTAGAGAGAGAAAAATATGAGGGTTtgagtgaagaaaaagaagaaaactttaGTGAGAGAAAAGAGGCTAAGGGTGAGGAAAAAGTTAGTCTTGAGATAAAAGCCAAAGAGAGTGTAAGTAAAAAAACATGTTCTTTACTTCCTAACCCATtaactctttcttattttagttcTTGTGTTTTTGTGCAGCCACATGTTGAAAGACCTTCTAAAAGGATAGGTGAGGCGCAAGAGATAGTGGTTTATGACATGGAATTGCCTAAATGCATTGCTAAGTTGGAGccattgcataaaagaatacaaggtgaagatgttacattggtaaataagtccaagtatggtatgtataattggtttattCGAATTCTTGGCTTTTCTAAGACACCTAAGAtatttttggaggtaatgaaCTATACTCTAACTTCTTATGTTAgtgactttataatttttgtggatgatgatattttgatgcatATCAAGTCATTAACTGTAATATCTAAGTTCAAGTGCAAGAGTAATTTGCTTCCTTTTGAAATTGAGTATGACATAGATGATTATGCAttccaacttggtggaaagaggcATAAAATTTATGAAAAGAGACTTGCTAATGAGTTAAATATTCTTTATTCTCTTATTCAAGTGCCTAATGAGTTTTCATGTGATAAATTGCTAGAATGTAAGTTTTGTTATTTGATGGGAAATCATTTCTCTAGTCATGTTGATTGTGAGCCTGTAAAAGTGATTGCTTCTAGTAAAGAAGGTATGCATGATTATTGTGACATTAGTCATCAAATACTCTTTCATGAACCTATCTATGACTCTTTCTATGACGGTTTGAGCAATTATGTAAAATCTATTGACATTGCGAATATTATTGGGGAAAGTTATAATCATGAGCTTGAATatattgaaatttttattttggAATTTATGGGTTCTTCTAACCTTCTTGTGAATTTAtgtgcttctttgaataatttatATGTAGAAGAATCCATAAAATTTGTAATTGATATTTGACTATATAATAAAAGTGTCTTATTTGATACATGTGATAAAGATACTTGTTTTAAATGGACGCATGATCAATCTTTTGTAATTTCATTGTCATGCACATTTTTTGACTATCTTAAGAGAGGTTTTTATGGGACAAATCTAAGTAGGCATAAAATTATTGGGATAATGATGTCCATATGCTTTATAAAGGAGTATTTACTCCTATTAGGCTTAATTGGGTTAAGTGGACACATGGTCACTATCTTGttttatttttaccatttttttaGATTAGTGAATGCCATTTACTAGTGCATGTCTTCGTTTTCTTGCAAGGTCGAAATTCGAGGAtgaattttcttcaagaagaggggaatgatagcatcctaggaagatcaaatctattcaaggacaaggatgaagctttggaatctcaaagagggcctttcacaagatctcaagctaaaaagctgcaaaacaaggtcattggacttcaggagcgatcaaagaagttgttagttgacaggaagagcttaaggataaagtatatgagttatctaggtgttataattattttatggccCAAGTTCATGTCCAAGAAGAGGTGGATTAGATCCCAAGAAACATCCTCTGAAGAAAGTCCAAATCAGACTACTGTTGGACAATTTTGACATCTAAAATGTGTCCAAAATTGCAGCCCATGAAATCCTACATAAAACCACGTTTTAATAGCataaaaaggacttacttgatgtcCAAGAAGGGTGCTACATGTTGAGTGCAAGTTGGTGTcaagttgcttgcaaatttccttcaagatttcTAAGATTCTATTCAAGATTGGTTTGAGACTTATTCTCATATATTTTAGGActatatttattgctttcctaGTTAGTTAAGGTTATGTTTTCTTTTCCTAAGATATTTGGAATTACTTTccaagaatgacttggtttttgcttcctagtatttttcttttcctaaggtagttggacttgttgcccaaagtagtttaggactttatttcCTTGTTTTTTTAGCCTTAATTTTGTGACTCCCTCCTACCTATATAAGgggtatcttctttatttttagactcagattattcagattattatcaataaaaattgtgagatttttcttgcactcttgtgtgTGGGCTACTCTTGAATTTATTTTTCAACcttcaagactcaacttaaggtggAAAGATTAAACTCTTttgaaatcttagatcacttctagatattcaagaaaggtgataaatttaggcttattgttgttcttgttattctaaaggatcgggtttcacaatctatctcttgtttttttaattctctaccaaaggcgattagttctttgttagctaattgttgttgttaggattcaatttcaagaatagacttctGGAATTCAAGAAACCatttcttgaattcaatctatctttaattttccgtcttttttcgtttctttattttcttttagcttccgcacgtttcttgattttcttgtttttctttagtaattcttgaatcctctatcgtgttgttatcaatatatatatatatttgcatttTCAATTTGCCCTTCACGCTGGGTAAAagcttaaagcaaattaaaaaggaaaaggcaagtgaatttacgggtaataagtatactattatagtatataaCAGTATATTGCATACTATCACAGTATACtataacaatatattgtatactataatagtatattgttgcagtataactatatactcctatagtatattgtatactatagcAATATACTGTTAGGTAAgtgtgttcttcttcgattattACAATATATCGTTGCAATATATTTGTAAATTATAATAATATATTGTtgcagtatagctatatactcctacagCATATTGTATACCGTAGCAGTAGACTATTGGGTAGTAGtgttcttcttcaattttcagctaaaaatttcgatctcaatcacctcaaatcagctCCAAATACTATTAAATTTCAGTATGAACTTTCAGAAGGTATTATAAGCAATATTTAACAGGACCCACTTTGAATCAAATAagaaatcttcaaaataaaaattttaaattcaagGGCTAAGACGAGGAAGAGCTAGGGAAAGAACAATCAAGAAAAAGTGGAGCATAATTAAAACTAGCCAAAGGTCAACTTCTCAGATAATTAGATCTAATTTCCTTTTGAAGAAGGTTATAAGGGAAATGAAAGAACAATTTTGTAAGAACAAATTACATGTAAGTCAAGAAGTAGCAGATAAGGAAATAATTCAAGGATCTGGAGTTACTAAAACTAAGACCAAGCTTTCTTTAATCTTGGGTTTTCACCCAAATTTCTCTGCTCCTATAGAGTCATCAACTACCTATTAGGGGAAACCTGAAGTTGTGCCCTCGTCCAAATTCTCAGTGGTTAAAGAAGAGCTATTTTAATAGAATAAATGAATAATCAGGTAAATAATTTAGGCCGCATGAATAGGAGTAATAAATAATTTGGGTCTGAGCATTAAAGGGTAAATAATTTAGAATTAATCGGCATAAAATGAGGGCTTCTCCAGAAAATAAGCCCAAGCAACTTTTGAACAAGGCTatcaagattttttattttttccttgtaTTGTGGACATTGTAGCTTTTTGCATAACTTAACTCAACCTTCGACGGGtatttaattgaagttgttaaaCTTTCCCCATTTAATTTCAAGAACACCAAGAAGTGCAGGCCTAAATATAATCATTCTAAAATTTCCCTTAAACAAAAGCACTTTTCACTTATAATTGTCTTTCAAGAACTTTCCCCAATACGATAGGTGTGATATTTAAAAATCGATCGTATCGTGCCGAATTGATTATcaggtttcttttaataaaacataagtttttatataaatttataacCGTACGGATAATTAgggtagattttttattttatgaaaataaactgaaaaaaataccgaaccgtaccaaTAAAATTACatgaaaaaattatatattaagtttaaaaataataatacattAAAATTTTCCTTGGGCCTTGGAATCATGAATCCAACAAGTATTCTAGTGATCCttataaaaaaaatcctaattccCCAACCTCTTATACTACTCCTATTgaaactatatatattttttaattttcggtATATTCACTAGCAAGCACAAGATATTCTAGTGatccttatcaaaaaaaaaatattctagtGATTGAGTAGTAAACTACAAtgtatttaatatttttcttttcgtgtgatttaaatttatattttcaaatatttaattttctatagactttattcttcaGTCCCAATTTGCTTAGTATTTTTCCActtgtgtgatttatattttcttggtCTTTGCTTAGTTTTTTTTTACGTTGTTGTAAAATAGTTGATGGATTTATACTCTGGGCCTTTCATGTTTTCTTAATTCATCAccatttaaataataaaaatatttagtgAGTTTTACTAAGTCCAATAAAAATACATATGTTATTATATTCTGCTTCTACTAGTGactttttaaatggtatttaaaaatataaaaaattaaccgaattgtaccgataccgaagagaaaccgacatgattggtaTGATTTCTAAAAGACTAATTTcgattatacataatagaataattGAAAAATTAGTATGGGACAAATATTATAAAATAACCAGCCGAACCAAACCACTGACCACCCTAATATTTAGCATATATTCATAAGATGCTTGTCTCTTTTCCCTGCACTTTCTCTGTATTACCTTTTAAAAAGCCACATTTGATGACTTTAACACTTAACAGTAATAGCGCAGTTTATATTGGCAATGATATTAGCTATTCTACGAAGTTCTACCGTATTAACAAGATAGATATTAAGTTATACACAATGATACGGTAAAGAATCAGTATAATATTACTGATTATAACAAATTACTAAATTATTTGTTTTCACTCTCCAACTAAAATTCATTATAGGTCaagaagagaaatagaaagagtTAAAGATCCTGATATAGCCATTTCACATAACAGTCTCAAAAGAGAGAAACTAGATAAAACACAAAAATCAGTAAAAACCTTGAAACATTTATGAACTAGTAAGACTTCAGTCTTCCAATCTGAAGCTGTATATTAATGACCATACCATTGAGCAATAGTTAGCAGATTACACTTGGATAGTTGATCATTAAATTACAGCTACATAAACAAAACAAGAACAATAGCACAAAACTTAATTACAGACAATTTAACCAACAAAATTAAACTCCCAAATAAGTCAAGTACCTAAATTCTTACTCTTACCATCTTCGATGGCTTTATCTACAACTACATTGAACTTTTTGTACTCATCAAATTCCTTACTATTATTATTTTCCACTGCTGGATCTTCTGGTGCCACTGGCCTCCTACTCCCTAAAATGGTCCAAACAATTACCACAATGAATGCCCCTAATGCTCCACATCCAGTACCAAAAAGCAAAGCACCAAGAATTCTCAAAGCACAATCACTTTTGCTATGTACTTTCAACTGTTTTTTTTCACCTTCAAATGCTTGTGGATCCAATGGCTCAGAATGCATCCAGTTTGGTGCAGTCCTTATCTTAAATCCCAATGAGTAGATATTGCATTTTTGAGTGGAATTTCCGGTTGAAGAACTTAACCCCACATATAATTCTTCCTCTTTCCACATTCTTGACAAGTCAATAGGGCAAGAAACCaatggattaagtggcctaatgtCACCTAATTTGCTTAATCTGACTTCTAATCTCTTTGAACTTGCTTCATAATCAATCCAAGATTGTAACTTTTCACCACTATTCAGCCTCAATTTAACAGAGCTAAGATTGCTTACTTTGACAGATACAAAGCTGCTTAAATCAACACCAACATGATTTCCATTCACATCATCATATTTCTTATCCAAGAATGTATCAAATTCCACAGCAAGAAACTTCATTTTTCTAACACCCAATAGCCCAAATGAGCCACCATCAAACATATTAAATGGATATCCAATTGGTACCATTACAAAAGCAAAGCCATCCCCAttttctcttgataaggaaaagaCAAAATGCATTGAAAAAGACACCATTTTTCTTGGATTTTTCTCCACTAGCTTAATGGGTTTCTTATTCAAGATTCTTCCAGAACTAAAACCCATTGAACCACTCATTTGTATACCACCATTAACAACCTTAGCATCACCATAAAGTGCAAGTTCTGGCTTAAAGTTTGAATCTTtaccaaaattctcaaaatcaaATGACATGTTTTGTTCCTCAGATAGGCTGATTCTGAAGTAAAAACACAAGTAAAAGAACACTGTAAGGTACCTGAATGTTGATAAAGTACCCATTCTTGATCTTGGCTTGATTTGAGCTAAAGAAGCTGTAACTTTTTTTTACCCTTTTTGTGCTGGATTTACCAAGGTTTCTTTTTAGATGAACCCATATAGAGAGAAATATCAAGAAAGCTGATATATAAGTATAATATTGAGGGTATTTATATATCTTATAGTGGAATTTTCTAGGGTTTGAGTTGAGTGCTgagaaagaagaaggagaatgccTGGGGAAATGGGTAAGAGGATGGTGGACTGGTGGTGATATGGGGGGAGTGGTAGGTTGGACTTGGAGGTTGTGAAAATTAAATGCAAGTTTTACTTGTTTTGTGCAACTCTTCTGATTCACTTTCCCTTCAGTGGCTGCTGACTGAGGGAATATAAAATGAGAttcttttatctttatcttaATGTCCTCCTACTTTCTCATATTATCATATTTAGTCCTATTGGTATAAATTGTACTCTCTTCATCCCATTTTATGTTACATAATTTGATCGAACACAAAATTTACTaaacaataaaatatttttgtaatttatgGTCTAAAACAAGTCATATATATTTGTTTGACTATAAATTATCACAATAAGGATAAAATGATAAATGCATTATAACTTTGACAGACTAAAAAAAAAGTGTGTCACATAGATTGAGACAAAGTTGTTCACACTCTTTTTTGTTAGTAAGGATTTTGCCCTTGTGGCCAATGGTATGCTGAAACAAATATAttagattatttatttttatttgtataAGACTTCATGGATAAAACTATTACATTACATATATATAGAGAGATTAATAGGTAATTAATAGAATAATTAAGGTACAAACAATTAGCACATATACTCAGGGGCGGATTTGCAGGCAAATTGACGGGGCACATGAACCCATGATCTTTCCGTCAAGATAGGTATTTaatgtatattttttttggaattggTCTAGTATTCTCTGCTGGCACCCATGCTCCAAAGAGGCTAAATGGTGCACTTGGTTGAATGATGAGTTATTTACCTAGAGGACTAAGGATCACGTCTCACTTAATACTTTCTTTTTACTCCTTTTTTAGTGGTGCACTTATATTAtaaaaatcctagatccgcctccGGATATACTATTGTTGTTTACTCAAACTATATTCAAGAATTGTTATTGAAAAAGTAGTCATGCTTATTGTGAAAGTCCAAAAGATGAAAAGTTAAATCAATGTAAAAAGTAAGTCACGTTCTttaacttcctttttttttttttcttcatatatAGGACTTATGATTTGTGCAGTTTAACTTCAAAAAATTAAGATGTCCCACAAAACACTAATGAACTTAAGTAAAGCATTGCATAATTATTAGCTTTTGAACGACGCATTATGCGTCTATAGTGTCTATATCGAACTTTTTCCCTAACCATTATGGTTTTTGAAATGTCATAGAACACAATGATTGTAGAGAGATGAAGGCCGAGTTAACTATTGCAAAGCAAAACTTACGTTGCACTTTTTCATACAAAAACACAAAAATGTAGGTACTAGAAACTACAGAAGTATAAAGTACAGGGGTAATAGTGATAATTACTGTGAAAGTATACGATTGCTAAAAAGACCCACAGTACTTTACAGCCATAGAATTAGAAACACAGCTGGCACTGAAATACGAATAATTCACAAGTTTTACACATTAATTGTTatatttttcccttttcttttccggATTCTTTTTTTCATTAGGTTTCAGATATTTATATTGAAATCTGACTAATTCAAAATTATACAGTATAAGACCCATTAAAAAAAAACGCTTCTTACTATAATTTTTTCTATTTGTAAAACTCAACCGAAATCTTTAATTAAGAGTTGGGATCTTATTTACCCCGCAATAATCCTTGTTGGTGATTAAAGGGCAACTCGAAGAAAAAAAGGGCTCCTGCTATGCGTGGGGTCCCGGGAAGGGCCGGACCGCAAGAATATATTGTTGGtgattctttattttttattacttAAGAAATTGTGTTCATTAATGAGTTAaagcttttataataataattgtaaaagaaaaaaggttTTGGGGTTGCTAAAAAGGCAAGAGATTCGTTTCCTTTTGTTAGCCAAAGTATATTATCCGACAGGGGGGGGGGTAGTGTGTGACTGTGTGTGTGTGGTGCACAGTGCCTACTTTAGTAACCTTTTCTTTTCTGATCCAAAAAAATAATACCAGTAACTAATGTGCGCATGCTTTGTCTTCTCCTTGATCTATACACAACGGTCTATTTTGTATATACATACAACTAGATAAACTTTGGATTATATATAATGCAGGTATGAggttatctcttatatattgACCGTATAAATAATTTTCACTTCGAATTatctaaaatatatatatatatatatatatatatatatatatatatatataaacaacataaTAAAAAGTGATGGATTATTAATGACTTTAAAAGTAAAACATATAAGTAACTATTATAACAAGTTAAAATACATCGAAATTGTAAAAAATTTGGCCATGTTTATATACTCTCtctgtctcaaattatttgtcgtaatttttaaaaataattatcttaaattatttatcattttagaATTTTAagacaaaataatatttttttcatttaattCTTAATAGTAATTGATCTTGAAAAAGGAGATAATACATAAATAGAGTATATATTTAATGAAGATAGATTAtatcttaagacataaataagggtaaaataatttaaaatctcttttagttaatatttttttaaagtgCGTGTATAGGAAAAACATGACATAATTTGAGACGGAGGGAGTATAAGTTAAATTCTATAGGTATATGTAGAGGGTGGTGTTCAGTGACTTCTTTCAATCGATCTAAGTTTTAATGGGATACCGAATAAAATAGTTAAGATACCGAATATTATTTCATACAAAAAAAATGTAGAAGATGGTGGTCAGAGAGACAGCTAAGCAAAATGGACCTCTGCATAGAAAGGGACGACTGACTGAAAACATTTAACGAACCTTCGCTTTGGCTAAGGTGATTTTTGTGGTTTTCTTCTTGTCATTATGGAATTAAAGAAGTTGTTCAGGAATAAAACTGCACAAACAATATAAG
Coding sequences:
- the LOC104211637 gene encoding lectin-like protein At3g16530, yielding MGTLSTFRYLTVFFYLCFYFRISLSEEQNMSFDFENFGKDSNFKPELALYGDAKVVNGGIQMSGSMGFSSGRILNKKPIKLVEKNPRKMVSFSMHFVFSLSRENGDGFAFVMVPIGYPFNMFDGGSFGLLGVRKMKFLAVEFDTFLDKKYDDVNGNHVGVDLSSFVSVKVSNLSSVKLRLNSGEKLQSWIDYEASSKRLEVRLSKLGDIRPLNPLVSCPIDLSRMWKEEELYVGLSSSTGNSTQKCNIYSLGFKIRTAPNWMHSEPLDPQAFEGEKKQLKVHSKSDCALRILGALLFGTGCGALGAFIVVIVWTILGSRRPVAPEDPAVENNNSKEFDEYKKFNVVVDKAIEDGKSKNLGT